A window of Pseudomonas guangdongensis contains these coding sequences:
- a CDS encoding IS630 family transposase has translation MTSDVRSLSPLEQREKRAIALRMREQGYTYRAIGEAVGVHLRTVAHWVAIAEHQGKEAAIEGGQRGSLPGERRSLSSEQESLIRTLLLDTMPDQLKLDFALWTRDAVRALIALHCGFQMPIRTVGEYLKRWGYTPQRPLKRAYQQKPEAIKRWLETEYPKIEQRAKAEGGEIHWGDETGLRSDSHAGRSYAPAGRTPVREVSGSRFATNMISTVTNRGKLRFMLYRETMTAVVLIRFLGRLIRDTSGRKVFLVLDNLRVHHSKKVKAWLEGRRERIEVFFLPAYAPELNPDEYLNGDLKHQVRSGPSLKSRDALEGRVRSVMRRLQSKPERIRSYFRHPKIAYAA, from the coding sequence ATGACCAGCGACGTACGAAGCCTCAGCCCCTTGGAACAGCGCGAAAAACGCGCTATCGCCCTACGCATGCGCGAGCAGGGGTATACCTACAGAGCCATCGGCGAAGCCGTTGGCGTTCATCTGCGCACGGTGGCGCATTGGGTCGCGATCGCGGAGCACCAGGGCAAAGAGGCCGCGATCGAAGGTGGCCAGCGCGGATCGCTGCCGGGGGAGCGACGCAGCCTGTCCTCCGAGCAGGAGTCACTGATTCGCACCCTGTTGCTCGACACCATGCCGGATCAGTTGAAGCTGGACTTCGCGCTCTGGACGCGTGATGCGGTGCGCGCCCTGATCGCCCTGCACTGCGGCTTTCAGATGCCTATCCGGACAGTCGGTGAATACCTCAAGCGTTGGGGCTATACCCCACAACGCCCGTTGAAGCGCGCCTACCAGCAGAAGCCCGAGGCGATAAAGCGCTGGCTGGAAACCGAGTATCCGAAGATCGAGCAGCGCGCCAAGGCCGAGGGCGGCGAGATCCACTGGGGCGATGAAACCGGCCTGCGCAGCGACAGTCATGCAGGGCGCAGCTACGCCCCGGCAGGGCGGACGCCCGTACGCGAAGTCAGCGGAAGCCGCTTTGCCACGAACATGATTTCGACGGTGACCAACCGGGGCAAGCTGCGCTTCATGCTGTACCGGGAAACCATGACAGCGGTCGTGCTGATCCGCTTCCTGGGGCGACTGATCCGGGATACCAGCGGGCGCAAGGTCTTCCTGGTCTTGGACAACCTGCGCGTGCACCACAGCAAGAAGGTCAAAGCCTGGCTGGAGGGGCGGCGCGAACGGATTGAGGTGTTCTTTCTGCCCGCCTACGCCCCCGAGCTCAACCCGGACGAATACCTGAATGGCGATCTCAAGCATCAGGTGCGCAGCGGGCCAAGTTTGAAAAGTCGGGATGCGTTGGAAGGCCGAGTCCGCTCGGTCATGCGGCGCCTTCAATCAAAGCCCGAGCGGATTCGTTCCTACTTCCGACATCCCAAAATCGCGTATGCAGCATGA
- a CDS encoding class I SAM-dependent DNA methyltransferase, whose amino-acid sequence MAGNTLYNDLSGYYDLMCAEIDYPAQSHCVHRLQQLFGNGGRRHLDLACGTGPHVRHFIDAGYACSGLDINQPMLDRAALRCPEARFSRQDMCAFAADEAQDLITCFLYSIHYSGALDRLQACIATAHRALAAGGLFCFNAVDKRRIDNASCMTHSARHADGLFSFSSGWHYPGEGERQSLRLRIERRVADETQVWHDEHPMVAVNFDELQALLQPYFEVHVFEHDYQKLIPWDGSSGNALFACVRR is encoded by the coding sequence ATGGCCGGCAATACCCTCTACAACGACCTGTCCGGTTACTACGACCTGATGTGCGCCGAGATCGACTACCCGGCGCAGAGCCACTGCGTGCACCGCCTGCAGCAACTGTTCGGCAACGGCGGGCGCCGGCACCTCGACCTGGCCTGTGGCACCGGCCCGCACGTGCGCCACTTCATCGACGCCGGCTATGCCTGCAGCGGCCTCGACATCAACCAGCCGATGCTCGACCGCGCTGCGCTGCGCTGTCCGGAAGCGCGGTTCTCCCGCCAGGACATGTGCGCCTTCGCTGCGGACGAGGCGCAGGACCTGATCACCTGCTTCCTCTACTCGATCCACTACAGCGGCGCCCTCGACCGCCTGCAGGCCTGCATCGCCACCGCGCACCGCGCCCTGGCCGCAGGCGGCCTGTTCTGCTTCAACGCGGTCGACAAGCGCCGGATCGACAACGCCTCCTGCATGACCCACAGCGCCCGGCATGCCGACGGCCTGTTCAGCTTCAGCTCCGGCTGGCACTACCCCGGCGAGGGCGAGCGCCAGTCGCTGCGCCTGCGCATCGAACGCCGCGTGGCCGACGAAACCCAGGTCTGGCACGACGAACACCCGATGGTCGCGGTGAACTTCGACGAACTGCAGGCGCTGCTGCAGCCATACTTCGAGGTGCACGTGTTCGAGCACGACTACCAGAAGCTGATTCCCTGGGACGGCAGCTCCGGGAATGCGCTGTTTGCCTGTGTGAGGCGCTGA
- the ihfA gene encoding integration host factor subunit alpha produces the protein MKALTKAEIAERLHEELGLNKREAKELVELFFEEIRQALEHNEQVKLSGFGNFDLRDKRQRPGRNPKTGEEIPITARRVVTFRPGQKLKARVEAHGEPESEVQLKS, from the coding sequence ATGAAGGCCCTGACGAAAGCCGAGATTGCCGAGCGCCTCCATGAGGAGCTGGGCCTGAACAAGCGCGAAGCCAAGGAGCTGGTCGAGTTGTTCTTCGAGGAAATTCGTCAGGCGCTGGAGCACAACGAGCAGGTCAAGTTGTCGGGTTTCGGCAACTTCGATCTGCGCGACAAGCGCCAGCGGCCGGGTCGCAACCCCAAGACGGGCGAGGAAATTCCCATCACCGCCCGTCGCGTGGTCACCTTCCGCCCCGGACAGAAGCTCAAGGCCCGCGTCGAGGCCCATGGCGAGCCCGAGTCCGAGGTTCAGCTCAAGTCCTGA
- the pheT gene encoding phenylalanine--tRNA ligase subunit beta, translated as MKFSEQWLRTWVSPQVARDELVARLSMAGLEVDSVTPAAGEFSGVVVGEILTAEQHPDADKLRVCQVSNGSETFQVVCGAPNARPGIKIPFAMIGAVLGADFKIKKAKLRGVESFGMLCSASELQISDDDSGLLELAGEAPVGEDLRTYLNLDDASIEVDLTPNRGDCLSLAGLAREVGALYDAPVTRPAIAAVPAAHDEVRSVELLAPQACPRYLGRVIRNVDLSRPTPLWMVERLRRSDVRAIDPAVDVTNYVMLELGQPMHAFDLAEIKGGIRVRLAEAGEKLVLLDGQEVTLRPDTLVIADHERALAIAGVMGGEHSGVAAGTRDLFLESAFFDTIAIAGKARSYGLHTDASHRFERGVDSQLAREAMERATALLLEIVGGEPGPIVEAVSAEHLPQVAPVTLRAERIEQMLGLSLPATEVERLLTGLGLKVAASGAGQWQVEIPSHRFDLSIEVDLIEELARLYGYNRLPVRYPEARLAPQPQSEARAELGQLRRLLVARGYQEAVTFSFIDPKWFELFHPGVAPLTLANPISADLAAMRASLWPGLVKALQHNLNRQQSRVRLFESGLRFVGQLDGLKQEAMLAGVICGSRQPEGWANGKDGVDFYDLKADVEALLGSAGAGVEFAFVAGEHPALHPGQCARVEREGRLVGFLGALHPELARDLGLEQPVFLFELRLAEVVEGRLPQFRELSRFPEVRRDLALLVAREVPAETLLADIRQQAGEHLTDLRLFDVYQGKGIDPLSKSLAVGLTWQHPSRTLTDEEVNENLHRIIASLEGKFHATLRK; from the coding sequence ATGAAATTCAGCGAACAATGGCTGCGCACCTGGGTTAGCCCGCAGGTCGCGCGCGACGAACTGGTGGCCCGCCTGTCGATGGCCGGCCTCGAAGTGGACAGCGTCACCCCGGCTGCCGGCGAGTTCAGCGGCGTGGTGGTCGGCGAGATCCTCACCGCCGAACAGCACCCGGACGCCGACAAGCTGCGCGTCTGCCAGGTGAGCAACGGCAGCGAAACCTTCCAGGTGGTCTGCGGCGCACCCAACGCCCGTCCGGGCATCAAGATTCCCTTCGCCATGATCGGCGCCGTGCTCGGCGCCGACTTCAAGATCAAGAAGGCCAAGCTGCGCGGTGTCGAATCCTTCGGCATGCTCTGCTCGGCCTCCGAGCTGCAGATCAGCGACGACGACTCCGGCCTGCTCGAACTGGCTGGCGAGGCGCCGGTCGGCGAAGACCTGCGCACCTACCTGAACCTCGACGACGCCAGCATCGAGGTCGACCTGACCCCGAACCGCGGCGACTGCCTGTCGCTGGCCGGTCTGGCCCGCGAGGTCGGTGCGCTGTACGACGCGCCGGTGACTCGTCCGGCCATCGCCGCGGTGCCGGCGGCGCACGACGAGGTACGCAGCGTCGAGCTGCTGGCGCCCCAGGCTTGCCCGCGCTACCTCGGCCGGGTGATCCGCAACGTCGACCTGTCGCGCCCGACCCCGCTGTGGATGGTCGAGCGCCTGCGCCGCTCCGACGTACGCGCCATCGATCCGGCGGTCGACGTCACCAACTACGTGATGCTTGAACTGGGCCAGCCGATGCACGCCTTCGACCTCGCCGAGATCAAGGGCGGTATCCGCGTGCGTCTGGCCGAGGCCGGCGAGAAGCTGGTGCTGCTGGACGGCCAGGAAGTCACCCTGCGTCCCGACACCCTGGTGATCGCCGACCACGAGCGCGCCTTGGCCATCGCCGGGGTGATGGGCGGCGAGCACAGCGGCGTCGCCGCCGGCACCCGCGACCTGTTCCTCGAAAGCGCCTTCTTCGACACCATCGCCATCGCCGGCAAGGCCCGCTCCTACGGCCTGCACACCGATGCCTCGCACCGCTTCGAGCGCGGCGTCGACTCGCAGCTGGCCCGCGAGGCCATGGAGCGCGCCACCGCGCTGCTGCTGGAGATCGTCGGCGGCGAGCCGGGTCCGATCGTCGAGGCGGTCAGCGCCGAGCACCTGCCGCAGGTCGCGCCGGTCACCCTGCGCGCCGAGCGCATCGAGCAGATGCTCGGCCTTTCGCTGCCGGCCACCGAGGTCGAGCGTCTGCTGACCGGGCTGGGCCTGAAGGTCGCCGCCAGCGGGGCAGGGCAGTGGCAGGTGGAGATCCCCAGCCACCGCTTCGACCTGTCCATCGAGGTCGACCTGATCGAGGAGCTGGCCCGCCTGTACGGCTACAACCGTCTGCCGGTGCGCTACCCCGAGGCGCGCCTGGCGCCGCAGCCGCAGAGCGAGGCGCGCGCCGAGCTCGGCCAGCTGCGCCGCCTGCTGGTCGCCCGCGGCTACCAGGAAGCGGTCACCTTTAGCTTCATCGATCCCAAGTGGTTCGAGCTGTTCCACCCGGGCGTCGCCCCGCTGACCCTGGCCAACCCGATCTCCGCCGACCTGGCCGCCATGCGCGCCTCGCTGTGGCCGGGGCTGGTCAAGGCGCTGCAGCACAACCTCAACCGCCAGCAGAGCCGCGTGCGCCTGTTCGAGTCGGGCCTGCGCTTCGTCGGCCAGCTCGACGGCCTCAAGCAGGAGGCCATGCTCGCCGGGGTGATCTGCGGCAGCCGCCAGCCGGAAGGCTGGGCCAACGGCAAGGACGGCGTGGACTTCTACGACCTCAAGGCCGACGTCGAGGCCCTGCTCGGCTCCGCCGGGGCGGGTGTCGAGTTCGCCTTCGTTGCCGGCGAGCATCCGGCCCTGCACCCGGGCCAGTGCGCGCGGGTCGAGCGCGAGGGACGACTGGTAGGCTTCCTCGGTGCCCTGCACCCGGAGTTGGCCCGCGATCTGGGGCTGGAGCAGCCGGTTTTCCTCTTCGAGCTGCGGCTCGCCGAAGTAGTCGAAGGCCGTCTGCCGCAGTTCCGCGAGCTGTCGCGCTTCCCCGAGGTGCGTCGCGATCTGGCGCTGCTGGTGGCGCGCGAAGTGCCGGCAGAAACCCTGCTGGCCGATATCCGCCAGCAGGCCGGCGAGCACCTCACCGACCTGCGGCTGTTCGACGTCTACCAGGGCAAAGGTATTGATCCGCTTAGCAAAAGCCTGGCCGTCGGCTTGACCTGGCAACATCCATCGCGCACTCTTACTGACGAAGAAGTCAATGAAAATCTGCACAGAATCATTGCTTCGCTGGAAGGAAAGTTCCACGCCACGTTAAGGAAGTAA
- the pheS gene encoding phenylalanine--tRNA ligase subunit alpha, whose amino-acid sequence MENLDALVSQALEAVRHTEDVNALEQLRVHYLGKKGELTQLMQTLGKLSAEERPKAGALINAAKTSVQDALNARKADLESAALAARLAAERIDVTLPGRGQTSGGLHPVTRTFERIEQFFTRIGYNVAEGPEVEDDYHNFEALNIPGHHPARAMHDTFYFNANMLLRTHTSPVQVRTMESQQPPIRIVCPGRVYRCDSDITHSPMFHQVEGLLVDENVSFADLKGTIEEFLRVFFEKPLGVRFRPSFFPFTEPSAEVDMECVMCSGKGCRVCKQTGWLEVMGCGMVHPNVLRMSGIDPEKYQGFAFGMGVERMAMLRYGVNDLRLFFDNDLRFLAQFR is encoded by the coding sequence ATGGAAAACCTGGATGCGCTGGTCTCCCAAGCCCTGGAGGCCGTGCGACACACCGAAGATGTGAATGCCCTGGAGCAGCTCCGGGTTCATTATCTCGGCAAGAAGGGCGAGCTGACCCAGCTCATGCAGACCCTGGGCAAGCTCTCGGCCGAGGAGCGGCCCAAGGCCGGTGCGCTGATCAACGCGGCCAAGACCAGCGTTCAGGATGCCCTCAATGCGCGCAAGGCCGACCTCGAGTCCGCCGCCCTGGCTGCCCGCTTGGCTGCCGAGCGCATCGACGTCACCCTGCCGGGTCGTGGCCAGACCAGCGGCGGCCTGCACCCGGTGACCCGCACGTTCGAGCGCATCGAGCAGTTCTTCACCCGTATCGGCTACAACGTCGCCGAAGGCCCGGAAGTCGAAGACGACTACCACAACTTCGAAGCCCTCAACATCCCCGGCCACCACCCGGCGCGGGCGATGCACGACACCTTCTACTTCAACGCCAACATGCTGCTGCGCACCCACACCTCGCCGGTCCAGGTGCGCACCATGGAAAGCCAGCAGCCGCCGATCCGCATCGTCTGCCCCGGCCGTGTCTACCGCTGCGACTCCGATATCACCCACTCGCCGATGTTCCACCAGGTCGAAGGCCTGCTGGTCGACGAGAATGTCAGCTTCGCCGACCTCAAGGGCACCATCGAGGAATTCCTCCGGGTGTTCTTCGAGAAGCCGCTGGGCGTGCGTTTCCGCCCCTCGTTCTTCCCCTTCACCGAGCCGTCGGCCGAGGTCGACATGGAGTGCGTGATGTGCTCCGGCAAGGGCTGCCGCGTCTGCAAGCAGACAGGCTGGCTGGAAGTGATGGGCTGCGGCATGGTCCACCCGAACGTGCTGCGCATGTCCGGCATCGACCCCGAGAAGTACCAGGGCTTCGCCTTCGGCATGGGCGTCGAGCGCATGGCCATGTTGCGCTACGGCGTCAACGACCTGCGCCTGTTCTTCGACAACGACCTGCGCTTCCTCGCGCAATTCCGCTAG